The window CTTGATGCAAGGGTCTACGCGCACGCGCCAATCTCAGACGACTATCCGCGTACACGGTTGATCCAGTTCAGGCATCCGGACGGGTTCTATGCCGTCCCGTTCTTTACCTCTCGCTCCAAGGCATTGTTTGCATCGGGTCCGACGATCCGGATAGTCCAGATGACAGGGCGCGATCTGTTGCAAGGATCGCCAGGCGCTACCTTCATGCTCAATCCAAACGATGGCGGGTGCGTGCTCTACCCCGAAGAGGTCCTTGCGCTTCTTAAAGATGGCTCGGTCGCGCGCGTAGAGATCTTGGACCAGGACGACAGTGCGCCACTTGTATCTTTGGAAGAAGCGAATCCGCCCACGTGGCTCATGCCGACGCTGATGGCGGTGTACATGGACATGCCTTTCGTGCGGGCCGCGTATCTTCTTGAGCTGGAGCCGCTTGAGGGAGCCAGTAGATTCCTCGTGGCCATCGGCGTAGGCCCGGAACACGCGGAGCGGGCGGTTCGTGCGAGCACTACGGCTATCCAAACACTGTGCGCAGAAGCAGGCATTTACATGGATATGGCTACCTTCAACCCACAAAAGGGTAGGCCCGAATACCTGCTCCAACGTGGTGTCGAGCGCTTCTATGGGCCGCAATTGAACTGATGATGTGATAAGCGTTGTTGACGTCGCCATCTGGATAGGCTTGGCACATCTGGAGTGCAAGGCCTATTCAATCAACTCTGCGCTGAGCATGCTGTCGTTAGTGGATGCGGATTGATGTATGCGTACGTTTGCGGGTGAGGACAAAAGAGCACGCCGTTTGAGGGAGAAGGCGCGGGTGTTGGCTAGTTTTGGATGCCTTCAGCTAGATTAGGCGTACACCCGATATTGCGCCAAGGTTTCTGTGTACAGCTCAGACTGCGTAGGGTGTACACGAAGAGCGCCGGCGCGGAGCACTGAACTGTGCGGTGGCCAGCACAAGGCCGTGGCCGTCGAAGTTCTGATGGCGTCCTTGGAGCGGTGTTGGCCAATTGCCTTGGGGCCACGCGTGCTGTTGCTGACCAAGCTCGAGGAGCCGGCTGAGCGACCGTGGTCGACATCAGGTCATCTTCTCGTAGCGTTGAAGAAACCAGAGGCATGTTGTTAGCCGGCACGAGCAGCCGGCCGTGCATGCCAGGATCTAGCGAGGTGCGAGGCCGCCAATTCAGCGGTTGCGATCCGCCAGTCGCCGGAGAACGATGGGCGTGTTGTCGGCGGTTGTTCCTTCGTCCGGGCGTTTTCTTGGAGGCGGTACGAAACGCGGGCGATTGTGGGTCGGTAAATGGGCGTTTGTCGGCTGGCGCCGGGGCGTTTCCTCGGAGGCAATCAATCGGATGGCGTAAAGGCGTGCATGGTGCTGGGCTTCGCTGTCTTTTATTTCGCATAACGCATATTATGTCAAAGCAGGTAGGAGCTTTCTGACCGTCATGGGCGATGTTCTCCGATGGCTACGCTGCCGATACCGTCTTCGATGACATTCGATGGCATGCACCTTTCCGTTATCGACCCGAAGGCGCAGCACTTGATGCCCGCGGCTTTACCAAGCCAACAGCGGCCGGCCGGACTTTCAGAATCCCCGGCAAGCTTCCCTGACCGGCGCATCCAGGCGGCTCAATTGTTCGTAGGTTCGCGACAAGCCAAGCCGTCGCAAATCGGCCTCGCGTTTCGCCTTGCTGGCGCGGCACCTTGAGTTGGATGTGACGGCGACGCTGCCATGGGCCACGCGCTGGCGCGGATTTCGTATCGCCAACCTCGACGGCTGCCGCCTCGTTTCGAAGCGCGGTTGCCTTGAATCGCGCGACGGAATCGGATCGGCACGGTATTCCACGATGCGATCAAGACGCTGCGTTTCCGAACACGCCTGCGACTGGTAGCTCACCGCGCCGCTCCTTCCGACACAGCGATACAGGCTTTCCGCTCGGGTCGACGGCACGATGGCCACCAGCAGGATGCCGATTGCAAACAGCAAGCAGCGCATGGGCGTTCTCCGTGGGACGACCGCCGCAGTCTGCCGCTCGTCGCACTGGCCGACAGCCGGAGGTATGGCCGGTTGCATGTCGGGAAATGCCCCGTGTGACCCTCAGCGGCTGCCGGGACCAGCCGCCAGATCGTCGAGGATCGGACACGTCGGCCGTCCGTCGCCATGGCATTTGCGCGCCAGCGTTTCCAGCGTGCGCTGCATCGCCTGCAGCTCGCGGATCTTCTCGCCCAGTTCGGCGGCGTGGGTGCGCGCCAGTTGCTTGACCTCGGCGCTGGCGCGATGCGGGTCGTCCCACAGCGCCAGCAGCGTGCGGATGCGCTCCATCGAGAAGCCCAGGGTGCGGGCTCGGCGGATGAAGCGCAGGCGGTGCAGGTCGGCGTCGCCGTAGAGGCGGTAGTTGGCGAAGGTGCGGGCGGGCGGCGCGATCAGGCCGATGCTCTCGTAGTGGCGGATCATCTTGGCCGATACGCCGCTCAGCTCGGCCGCCTGGCCGATGTTGTGCAGACCCTGCTCCAGCGCGTCGGCCAGTTCGGGACGGATGGATCTGGATGCCATGGCGTTCTCCTCGGAATCAGTCGCGCGCCTGCGGTGTCCAGCGCCGCAGCAGCAAGGCGTTGGTGACCACGCTGACGCTGGACAGCGCCATCGCCGCGCCGGCCAGCATCGGGTCGAGCATGCCAAGCGCCGCCAGCGGGATGCCGACGACGTTGTAGACGAAGGCCCAGAACAGGTTCTGGTGGATCTTGCGCACGGTGCGGCGCGAGATGTCGATGGCGTCGGCGACCAGCCGCGGATCGGGGCGCATCAGGGTGACACCGGCGGCGTGCATCGCCACGTCGGTGCCGCTGCCCATGGCGAAGCCGACGGTGGCCGCGGCCAGTGCGGGCGCGTCGTTGAGGCCGTCGCCGACCATGCCGACCGGCCCCTGCTCCGCCAGTTCGCGGATCGCCCGCACCTTGTCGTCCGGCAGCAGCTCGGCGCGCACTTCGTCTTGCGCAAGCCCCACCTGCCCGGCCACGGCGCGGGCGGCGGCGCGGTTGTCGCCGGAGAGCATCAGCGGACGGATGCCCAGCGCATGCAGCGCGGCGACGGCCTGCGCGGACTGCGGGCGCGGCGCATCGCCGAACGCCAGCAAGCCGAGCAGGCGCCAACCCTCGCCCGCCTTTTCCGCCAGCCAGGACTGCGTCTGTCCAGCGCTCGACGCTTCCTCCGCCAACGCCTGCGCGGGCGACAGGTCGATGCCGAGTTCACCCATCCAGCGCGCATGGCCCAGCGCCAGTTGTGAATGCCCTCGCCTGCCCTGCACGCCGCGCCCGGCGACCGCGGCGATATCGGCGACTTCGGCCGCGGCGATGCCGCGTTCGCGCGCCGCGTCCAGCACCGCCTTCGCCAGCGGGTGCTCGCTGCCCTGCTGCAAGCCAGCGGCCAGCGCCAGCAGCGCCGCGTCGTCGCCGTCTAGCGCATGCAGCCGCATCAACGTCGGCTTGCCGACGGTCAGCGTGCCGGTCTTGTCGAAGGCGACGGTGCGCAATTGGCGGGTGGTTTCCAGCGCCTCCACGTCCTTGACCAGGATGCCGGCGCGTGCGGCCACGCCGGTGCCGGCCATCACCGCCGCCGGCGTCGCCAGGCCGAGCGCGCAAGGACAGGCGATGACCAGCACCGCCACCGCGTTGAGCAAGGCCTGCGTCCAGTCGCCGCGGGCGATGCCCCAGCCCAGCAGCGTAATGAGCGCGATCACGATGACCGTCGGCACGAACACCGCGCTGACCTGATCGACGATGCGCTGGATCGGCGCCTTCTTCGCCTGCGCGTCCTCCACCAGCCGGACGATGCGCGCCAGCGCGGTTTCCGCGCCGACCGCGACGGTGCGGATGCGCAGGCGGCCTTCGCCGTTCACCGCGCCGCCGGTGACGCGGTCGCCGGGGGCTTTCGGCACCGGCAGCGATTCGCCGCTGAGCAGGGATTCGTCGCTGTGGCTGCGGCCGTCCAGCACCTGCCCGTCGACGGGGATGCGCTCGCCGGGCAGCACGATCACGTCGTCGCCGACGGCGACCTCGGTGATCGGCACCTCGGTTTCGACGCCATCGCGCAGCACCCGCGCGGTCGCCGGCCGCAGCGCCTGCAAGGCGCGGATGGCATCGCTGGCTTGGCGCCGGGCGCGCGCTTCCAGCCATTTGCCGAGCAGGATCAGGGTGACGACGACCGCCGAGGATTCGAAATACAGCGGCGCGGCGTGGTGCCTCGCCGGCGCGAGCAGGTGGTACACGCTCAACCCGTAGGCGGCGCTGGTGCCCAGCGCGACCAGCTGGTCCATGTTGCCGCTGCGCGCGCGCAGCGCGGCGAAGCCGGCGCGGTAGAAGCGCGCGCCCA is drawn from Thermomonas brevis and contains these coding sequences:
- a CDS encoding heavy metal translocating P-type ATPase — protein: MQSDTTLRLDISGMTCASCAGRVEKALRKVEGVREASVNLATETASVTALGVSPDALVQAVERAGYGARPHAETVEPAKADGMPRETLHLLLAVLLSLPLAAPMLLMPFGVHWALPGWAQWLLATPVQFWLGARFYRAGFAALRARSGNMDQLVALGTSAAYGLSVYHLLAPARHHAAPLYFESSAVVVTLILLGKWLEARARRQASDAIRALQALRPATARVLRDGVETEVPITEVAVGDDVIVLPGERIPVDGQVLDGRSHSDESLLSGESLPVPKAPGDRVTGGAVNGEGRLRIRTVAVGAETALARIVRLVEDAQAKKAPIQRIVDQVSAVFVPTVIVIALITLLGWGIARGDWTQALLNAVAVLVIACPCALGLATPAAVMAGTGVAARAGILVKDVEALETTRQLRTVAFDKTGTLTVGKPTLMRLHALDGDDAALLALAAGLQQGSEHPLAKAVLDAARERGIAAAEVADIAAVAGRGVQGRRGHSQLALGHARWMGELGIDLSPAQALAEEASSAGQTQSWLAEKAGEGWRLLGLLAFGDAPRPQSAQAVAALHALGIRPLMLSGDNRAAARAVAGQVGLAQDEVRAELLPDDKVRAIRELAEQGPVGMVGDGLNDAPALAAATVGFAMGSGTDVAMHAAGVTLMRPDPRLVADAIDISRRTVRKIHQNLFWAFVYNVVGIPLAALGMLDPMLAGAAMALSSVSVVTNALLLRRWTPQARD
- a CDS encoding SseB family protein, translated to MIKKSPKNRAFSMSSPAEQDLERRLELARLSHDDEVLFFRHLLDARVYAHAPISDDYPRTRLIQFRHPDGFYAVPFFTSRSKALFASGPTIRIVQMTGRDLLQGSPGATFMLNPNDGGCVLYPEEVLALLKDGSVARVEILDQDDSAPLVSLEEANPPTWLMPTLMAVYMDMPFVRAAYLLELEPLEGASRFLVAIGVGPEHAERAVRASTTAIQTLCAEAGIYMDMATFNPQKGRPEYLLQRGVERFYGPQLN
- the cueR gene encoding Cu(I)-responsive transcriptional regulator codes for the protein MASRSIRPELADALEQGLHNIGQAAELSGVSAKMIRHYESIGLIAPPARTFANYRLYGDADLHRLRFIRRARTLGFSMERIRTLLALWDDPHRASAEVKQLARTHAAELGEKIRELQAMQRTLETLARKCHGDGRPTCPILDDLAAGPGSR